One region of Grus americana isolate bGruAme1 chromosome 20, bGruAme1.mat, whole genome shotgun sequence genomic DNA includes:
- the FUT7 gene encoding alpha-(1,3)-fucosyltransferase 7 yields MPRASPLPRLPWGRPGVKAVVAAGVFATTLWNLRCFLNPSEVSREAPKHTEPLVVLVWEWPSKQVPNISRDVCHELYGIAGCWLTTERQFLGRADVVVFPHTRLQTGRDRLPKERPPGQNWVWVSLESPSNTKALAGWNQTFNWVMTYRRDSDIFIPYGKLVPNRSATVNVPVKTNLVSWVISNYHRTQKRAEVYKNLSRYLHVNIYGKANKKPLCKDCLLPTTSKSKFYLAFENSIHQDYITEKLWRNSLMASTVPVVLGPPRANYEQFIPADSFIHVDDFGSLAELATFLKTMNSSRYQQFFAWQKRYSVKLYADWRERICTICTAYPSLPRGHVYPDLESWFNT; encoded by the coding sequence ATGCCCCGGGCATCACCACTGCCACGGCTGCCATGGGGCCGGCCCGGCGTGAAGGCGGTGGTCGCAGCTGGAGTGTTTGCAACCACCCTCTGGAACCTGAGGTGCTTCCTCAACCCGTCTGAAGTCTCCAGAGAAGCCCCCAAGCACACTGAGCCGCTGGTGGTCCTGGTGTGGGAATGGCCCTCGAAGCAGGTCCCCAACATCAGCAGGGACGTTTGCCATGAGCTGTATGGCATCGCAGGCTGCTGGCTTACCACAGAGCGGCAGTTCCTGGGCCGGGCGGACGTGGTGGTGTTCCCCCACACCAGGCTCCAGACCggcagggacaggctgcccaaggaGAGGCCGCCAGGGCAGAACTGGGTGTGGGTCTCCCTGGAGTCCCCCTCCAACACTAAAGCTCTAGCAGGATGGAACCAGACCTTCAACTGGGTGATGACCTACAGACGGGACTCTGACATCTTCATCCCCTACGGCAAGCTTGTGCCCAACCGGTCAGCTACTGTGAACGTCCCTGTGAAGACCAACTTGGTGTCCTGGGTTATCAGCAACTACCACAGGACTCAGAAAAGAGCTGAAGTCTACAAAAACCTCTCCAGGTACCTCCATGTGAACATATAtggcaaagcaaacaaaaagccactCTGCAAGGACTGCCTCTTGCCAACGACATCCAAGTCCAAGTTCTACCTGGCCTTTGAGAACTCCATCCACCAGGACTACATCACTGAGAAGCTCTGGAGGAACTCACTGATGGCCAGCACTGTGCCCGTGGTGCTGGGGCCTCCCCGGGCCAACTACGAGCAGTTCATTCCTGCAGACTCCTTCATTCACGTCGATGACTTTGGttccctggcagagctggccACCTTCCTGAAGACCATGAACTCCAGCCGCTACCAGCAGTTCTTCGCCTGGCAGAAGAGGTACAGCGTGAAGCTCTATGCCGACTGGAGGGAGCGGATCTGCACCATCTGCACCGCCTACCCCAGCCTGCCCCGTGGCCACGTCTATCCCGACCTGGAGAGCTGGTTCAACACATAA